In Thermanaerothrix sp., the genomic stretch GCCATTGAGGCAAGGTACGAAAGGGCTTCTTCCATATCTTCTTGCCGTTTAAGGAGGTTTCCCAGGGCGGTGGCCCAGGCATCAGCCGCGGCCGCATCGGGGGCCAGTACCATGGCCGCATCGGCTTTGCCAAAGCTCAGGGAAGGCCCTACGGTTCCGGAAGAGCAGGCAAGCCCCCAGGGTCTTCCCGAAGGCTGTAGTCGCACTGCTATTTTCCCCGAAAGCGAAGAAAGCCCCGCGTACACTCCCACAAGCAGCGGCTCCTGAATCCAGAGCCAATAATCTCCGCCGTTTTCTATAACCAATTCATCAAAGGTAAATTCCTGTGTAAGCTCCTCCCCCAGCAGTCCCGCAATGGCACCGGCTACCGCCGCCATGGGGCCTACACCGGCCGCCTGACCGGCCTGGAGCATCCGTTGCACAATGGGGGGTGCCTCTGGATCAAAATGAAGGGGGACCAAACTGGAAAGAAAATCGGGGTGGGTATCACTGTATTCCTGGATGTGTTTTCTTAAGGCTTGTACGATATGGGTTGCTCGCTGACGGACACGATGATCTTCGAAGGGGTTTGCAAGAAATGTTCCCCCCCTTTCCGCGGGCGGG encodes the following:
- a CDS encoding UPF0280 family protein, yielding MEKGRFSSLTLKIEETDLWIGWRGGLFPSEQGEGESAHPTGIAEKDPVRWKGGGPPAERGGTFLANPFEDHRVRQRATHIVQALRKHIQEYSDTHPDFLSSLVPLHFDPEAPPIVQRMLQAGQAAGVGPMAAVAGAIAGLLGEELTQEFTFDELVIENGGDYWLWIQEPLLVGVYAGLSSLSGKIAVRLQPSGRPWGLACSSGTVGPSLSFGKADAAMVLAPDAAAADAWATALGNLLKRQEDMEEALSYLASMAPQKNQPQKNQRDDKEPLSHFERPSSAAPQTQKKGDIHGGPPSFCTPGGTSSLLLETPFDCLPQGALCIMADHLAAWGNLELVPWDGSWKD